The following DNA comes from Allobranchiibius huperziae.
ACGAAGGTGTCGCGGAGTTCCTCGACCTGGATCGGGTCAAACCCAACACCCTAGGCAACACCCGGATGCTGCTCACTCTGTGAAGGAGTCGTCGTCCGCGAGCCCCGGCAGCGGTCCGAGGGCAGCTTCCGCCGCGTCGGCCAGGTCGGCGAGATCGGCCCGGTAGCGCCGGATCGCCACTCCCAGTCCGTTCGGTTTCAGCACCAGCCCCTCGTCGTCCCAGTGATCGAGGGCATGTACGCGTACGTGGGCCGGCAGGTCGCCGTACGAGCTGACCACCCGCCACCACGGCACG
Coding sequences within:
- a CDS encoding MGMT family protein, which translates into the protein MDLRSSVYAIVRLVPPGTVVSYGDIAGMLAMSPRMVGRFMALCEQEDVPWWRVVSSYGDLPAHVRVHALDHWDDEGLVLKPNGLGVAIRRYRADLADLADAAEAALGPLPGLADDDSFTE